A section of the Cololabis saira isolate AMF1-May2022 chromosome 16, fColSai1.1, whole genome shotgun sequence genome encodes:
- the LOC133462759 gene encoding GTPase IMAP family member 7-like — protein MSGGNAQGFMGDERRIVLVGKTGVGKSAAGNTILGWEAFESKLSPTSLTTDCHKAKGWVDGSRVAVIDTPSLFDTNLSQEEVQSKINGCISLSAPGPHAFLVVLKLGRFTQEEKDTVRMIQTTFGEEAARYTMVLFTHGDQLEEDETIEGFISKDPDLKAFIQSCSNRYHVFNNDVKDLEQPSQLLDKIDWMTTANDGSFYSNDMFMRAEAAIEKEKERLLKEMEEERQRELQELREKYSEEMYHRAEAEVNQRYEEQARSDAERCNDFITSLTTGYGAAIGAALGLLASAIGGMTMRVWERCTMQ, from the coding sequence GGTTCATGGGAGACGAGAGGAGGATTGTTCTGGTAGGGAAGACCGGCGTGGGGAAGAGCGCAGCAGGAAACACCATCCTGGGCTGGGAAGCCTTCGAGTCGAAGCTGTCTCCGACCTCCCTGACGACCGACTGTCACAAGGCCAAAGGGTGGGTGGATGGCAGTCGGGTGGCCGTCATCGACACTCCGTCGCTTTTCGACACAAACCTCAGCCAGGAGGAAGTGCAGAGCAAGATTAACGGGTGCATTTCCCTGTCGGCTCCGGGTCCTCACGCCTTCCTGGTGGTCCTGAAGCTGGGCCGGTTCACCCAGGAGGAGAAAGACACCGTCCGGATGATCCAGACCACGTTTGGGGAGGAAGCAGCCAGATACACGATGGTGCTGTTCACACACGGAGACCAGCTGGAGGAGGACGAAACCATCGAAGGCTTCATCTCCAAGGATCCCGACCTGAAGGCCTTCATTCAGAGTTGCTCCAACAGATACCACGTCTTCAACAACGATGTTAAAGACCTCGAGCAACCCAGCCAACTGCTGGACAAAATCGACTGGATGACGACGGCCAACGATGGAAGCTTCTACAGCAACGACATGTTCATGAGGGCGGAGGCCGCCATCGAGAAGGAGAAGGAGCGACTCCTgaaggagatggaggaggagaggcagagggagctgcaggagctcagGGAGAAATACTCGGAGGAAATGTACCACCGGGCGGAGGCCGAGGTGAACCAGAGGTACGAGGAACAAGCCCGGAGTGACGCAGAGAGGTGCAACGACTTCATCACCTCGTTGACCACGGGCTACGGCGCCGCCATCGGAGCTGCCCTGGGCCTCCTAGCAAGTGCGATTGGGGGGATGACCATGCGAGTCTGGGAACGCTGCACTATGCAGTGA
- the LOC133462228 gene encoding GTPase IMAP family member 9-like, which translates to MGGSGSNMSGGNAQGLMGDERRIVLVGKTGVGKSAAGNTILGWKPFKSKFSSSSLTTDCDKARGWVDGRPVAVIDTPGLFDTNLTQEEVQSWMKMCISLSSPGPHVFLVVLQPGRFTQEEKETVKMIQTTFGEDAARYTMVLFTHGDLLKDQTIEGFISENPDLKAFVQSCSNRYHVFNNEVKDLTQTSELLDKIDRMTTVNGGMFYTNDMFKRAEAAIKEEKERLLKEMEEERQRELEKLKGKYEKEIYREVETEVKRKHEEQARTRPETSNKLLAVSTISLATGCAATGAALGSLGGPIGIAVGGTIGAATGATLGSLGGQIGITRAAARVSKDLIPS; encoded by the exons ATGGGCGGTTCTGGATCCAACATGTCCGGGGGAAACGCTCAGG GGCTCATGGGAGACGAGAGGAGGATTGTTCTGGTAGGGAAGACCGGCGTGGGGAAGAGCGCAGCAGGAAACACCATCCTGGGGTGGAAACCCTTCAAGTCGAAGTTTTCTTCGTCCTCCCTGACGACCGATTGTGACAAGGCCAGAGGGTGGGTGGACGGCCGGCCGGTGGCCGTCATCGATACTCCGGGGCTGTTCGACACAAACCTCACCCAGGAGGAAGTGCAGAGCTGGATGAAGATGTGCATTTCCCTGTCGTCTCCGGGTCCTCACGTCTTCCTGGTGGTCCTGCAGCCAGGCCGGTTCAcccaggaggagaaagaaaccGTCAAGATGATCCAGACCACGTTTGGTGAGGACGCAGCCAGATACACGATGGTGCTGTTCACACATGGAGACCTGCTGAAGGACCAAACCATCGAAGGCTTCATCTCCGAGAATCCCGACCTGAAGGCCTTCGTTCAGAGTTGCTCCAACAGATACCACGTCTTCAACAACGAGGTTAAAGACCTCACGCAAACCAGCGAACTGCTGGACAAAATCGACAGGATGACGACGGTCAACGGTGGAATGTTCTACACCAATGACATGTTCAAGAGGGCAGAGGCCGCCATcaaggaggagaaggagcgACTCCTgaaggagatggaggaggagaggcagaGGGAGCTGGAGAAGCTCAAGGGGAAATACGAGAAGGAAATCTACCGCGAGGTGGAGACCGAGGTGAAACGGAAGCACGAGGAACAAGCCCGGACTCGCCCGGAGACGTCCAACAAATTATTAGCTGTGTCGACTATCTCTCTGGCCACGGGCTGCGCCGCCACCGGAGCTGCCCTGGGCTCCTTAGGAGGTCCGATTGGTATCGCAGTCGGGGGCACGATCGGCGCCGCCACCGGAGCTACCCTGGGCTCCTTAGGAGGTCAGATTGGTATCACCAGAGCTGCCGCCAGGGTCTCCAAAGACTTAATTCCGTCGTGA